tgttttcatattcttttcaccaaaagtaacaacatattgaatatagtttcctgtgctatacagtatgaatttgttgtttattttacctatattagtatctgcaaatctcaaattcccaatttatcccttcccacccctcccccccaaccataagtttgttttctatgtctgagtctgttttgtgaataagttcatttgtctttttttagattccacatatgactgatatcatatatttttctctttctggcttacttcacttagaatgacgatctctaggtccatccatgttgctgcaaatggcattattttttttttacggctgagaagtattccgttgtataaatataccacaacttctttatccagtcatgtcagtggacatttaggttgtttccatgtcttggctattgtatatagtgctgctataaacattagggtgcatgtatctttttgaattagcattccctctggatatataaccaggagtgggatgctggatcatatggtaagtctatttttagtcttttgagtaatctccatactgttttccataagggctACACCAAAGTACATTTCCACccaccagtgtaggagggttcccttttctccacagcctctccagcatttgtttgtggacttttgaatgacagccattctgactggtgtgaggcgatacctcattgtagttttgatttgcatttctctgataattaatgatattaagcattttttcatgtgactattggccatttgtatgtcttcattggcaaactgcttgtttaagtcttctgcccatttttggattgggtttcttttttttttttttattaagttgtatgagctgtctttatattctggaaataaagcctttgtcagtctcatctttcgcacatattttctcccattctgtaggttgtgttttgttttgcttatggtttcttttgctgtgcaaaagcttgtaagtttaattaagtcccatttgtttgtttttgcttttatttctattgcctgggtagactgccctaggagaacattgctgagatttatgtcagataatgttttgcctatgttttcttctaagaggtttatagtgtcttgtcttacgtttaagtctttaagcaatttttagtttatttttgtgtatggtgtatttcaatgatttacatgcagctattcagttttcccaacatcatctgctgaagagactgtctttactccattgtatgttcttgcctcctttgtcagattaattgaccaaaagtttttgggTTTTACAATGTTATTCAACAATTACCACTGTCCATTTCCAGAAAATTTTTATCATTCCAAACAAACTCTATACCTGTTAAGCAATTCCTCCCCATTCCCCcaacccctggtaacctctattctactttctttctttatgaattTACATATTCTAGGTACTTCATTCAAGTGGAGTCatacatttgtccttttgtgtctggtttacttcacttagcataatgtccttcatgttcatccatgttgtaacatacAGCAGAATTTCCTtcgtttttaaaaatgaataatattccattgtatgtgtagcccacattttgtttattcatccatctgttgatggacctgggttgtttccacctttgggctattgtgaatgattctgctgtgaacattagtgtgcaagtatctgtttgagtccttgctttcagttctttggggtatacacttaggagtagaattgctggaccatataataatcctaaatttaactttttgaggaacaatCAGTGTTTCTCACAGCAGCTgcttcattttacattcccactagcaatgcaCTGGGGTTCTCCGTATCCatgccaacacttgttttttgTATTCGTTGTTTattaatagccatcctaatgggtgtgaaggggtatctcactgtggtttttatttgcatttctccagtgactaatgatgttgagctcttttcatgtgcttactggcttacctgctttggagaaatgtctattcgaGTCCTTTGTCCTTTgtaggttttgtttgttggtttgttttagtTGTAGGAGATCTTTATATATCATAGATATCAATCTTTTACTAGATATgtgatttgccaatattttcttccatttcatgggttgtcttttcactctcttgtttagtgtcctttgatgcttggaagtttttaattttgattaagtccagtttatctttttgttgttgttgtctcaCCTCTTTTTTGACTGCCCCCATCCTTTCCCTCCCTGGCTTCCTTGACCAtgttttccttgtgtttctccttctctgactGCTTCTCTTCCAGTTTCCTTTGCTGGATCCTTTGACAGCCTGGGATTCAGTAACAGGTCATTTCCCAAGTGCTGTCACCAACCCCTCACCATCTGCAGGTGCAGACCTGAAGGAGCGGGAGCAGATGAGTAACGCGGAGGTGGGGGTCTTTGTCCAGCGGCTCCGAGGCCTGATGAATGAGATTGGTGAGGGTCCTGGAATGGGGGGGGGGCATTCAGGGGGTCCTGCTGATCCCAGCCCTACCCCACCCACCATCTTCTACTCTGATGAGAAAATAGTTTCTGTTGTGAGCTCTGTGAAGAGACAGATGACCTTAGAGGGGCGGAGGGGAGCAAGGATGACAGGGAATTCTATGAAGAGGGTGCCAAGAGGGTTCAGAGGGCATTCCTTCTGGAGGGAACCCTGgcccctcagcctgtgccctgCTAGTTCCCACTCTTAACCCCTGTGCCCTCCAGGTGTAAGTCTGGCTATTCTAAAGGAGTCAAGTTTCACCAAGCATGCTTTTAGGCTTTGGCAATTGCTGTTTCTTTTGCCTGGAATACCTCTCCTTGGCCATCTtagctttttattcattttataagaCCACCAGTACCTCCTCCTCCACGAAGCTGTCCCTGACCCATCCTCCAAGCTTCTTTTGTCAGAGCACTGATCGCCCTGGGTCAGTGGAGTGATAGGTCTGCCTCCCCATGTGTGATTCaattctgtgttcccagcacccagcacagggcttggcacgCAGAATGAGAAGGGAGAGCAAAAAGGCTGATCTCAGGGAGGCGAGAAGGAGAGTGGGCCTGAGTAGGGATCATCCAGCCCATCTCCCCACTGCCGCTCCTCAGCTGATCCCACTTCTAAGGTAACCTGGCTGAGGTACCAAGTAAGGTCCCCAAACCTGGGACCAGTGAGGCCCTCTGTCCTAACCAGCTAGCCCCTCCCATCCCGAGTCCCTGTCCTGGTCCTGCCAGGGCCTCACAGGCTGAGCCCTTCTTCACCCCCACAGCGGCCTTCCCTGCGCCCACCATCGCAGCAATGGATGGATTTGCCTTAGGTGGAGGCCTGGAACTTGCCCTGGCCTGTGATCTCCGAGTGGCAGGtatggggcagagggagaggtggggtaaggtggggagggaagagtgagTGAAACAGGCTACTTCTGGGGTTCTCTTGGCTTTCCACCTACTGACCAAGTTCCCATTCCAAAGCCCAGAGAGTAATCCCAACCCACAGCTTAACTCATCTACAGAACCAAGTTGGAGATGCAGGCTGACCCAGAAGTCAGTGGGGTTCAGGTCTGCTTACTTTGGGCTCCCAAACAAGGAGCTCTGCCTGGTCATGTGGGCAGACCAGGCTCTAGGGCTGTGAAAGAGCTGAGTCATAGCCCTGCCTTCTATAAATCTTGGCTCCAGTTCAGGTAGAAGCTAGTTcccctcctggcccagcccctgaCTACAGCGGTACCCATCACTTCCCAGGGCCAGCTGCCCTCTACTCAGGAAAGCTCCTGCCAAGGCCAGAGGAGCTGCTGACATGACAGCAaaaagagcagagaggaaaggctGAGGGCAAagataaattatttaaccttttaaGTCTGTTTATCAGTCATGTTTTGAACAAAGGTGAGCCATGGAGATAATCTGTCACCAGCCCAGTTAATCACAAACATCCCTGGGCAGGAGCATTGCCCTCTGGTTCACTGGCACTGCCAAGGTTTGTGTTACTTGTTGAGAGAAATTGAGCTTTGAAGAGTCAAGGGAGATGATGATGATcaatttttaacctttattttaacCTTAGTGACTTGGTTGAGTGTGTCCTTCTCGGAGGCAATCGGAAAAAGTCTGAGTGCCATCATGGGGCTACTTGCTTCCCTTCACTGCTTGCTCCTGCCACCCaggaagaacatttttaaaaaatgtttaactccAGGCATAGAGAGAGCTACATGATGCATATCAAAGAGAAGGCATCAAAATACCAGGTCAGGTCATAACCCCTACTCTGCTTCTCACCTGCCCATGTCCTGCAGGGTTTGGTGGATAGGAGAGTGCACAGAAAACCCTTCCCTCCCATGCACAAGGCATGGTCCAGTTGGCCTGTGCTGAGTGAATTCAGAAGAATGTGGACTAGAACACAGGGAAATTTCAGGCCAACAAAAAGCTAGGAGGAATAACTGGTGGAAGCAGGAGTCATTGACACTTGAGGCCAGAACTGTGAGTTAATGGATTCTCTGTCTTGTGCAGAGAATCCATTAACTCACAAATAGGTGCTGGGCACCTTCTAGGAACCCCTTCCTTGTTCCAAAGACCTTACCTCATGTGATCCTTGGCAGCTCCCTGAAGCAGGCAGAAGTAGGGTAATCATCTTTTTCCcacctctgaggctcagaaagggaaagagacttGCCTGGTGATGTACACCTCCAGTGAGGGAGGCAGAATGAGGGCCTGGGTCTCCTGACTGCCAGGCTAGGTAGGGCTCTTCCAAAGGTAGAGCCTGGAGGAGTCTGGCTGTGGCACACCGTGAGGGAAGCGGTTGGCTGGAAGGGTAAGCAGAGCCCACAGAGGGGTGTCTCTTCTCTTTGGGGATTGGCACTGGAAGACAGGGTGGGGGCTTCATTCTGTTCTGTTTAAGCAGCTTCCTCGGCTGTCATGGGGCTGATTGAGACCACCCGAgggctcctcccaggagcaggtaACCTCAACCCACCACACCCATCTTTCTCCTCTTATCTGTTCAATTCCACTCTATCCAGCAAattccctgctttttttttgcCGTGTTCCGGCTCTGCCCTGCCATTCTAACTCAGTCTGCTCCTCTGGGAGGTCTTGGCTGAATCCCAGGCTAGGCCTTCTCTGGGTTCCCACTTCCCATGCAGTTTCACCACCCCTACTCCATCCTGCCAGGAGGGACTCAGAGGCTGCCTCGATGCCTGGGGGTGGCCCTGGCGAAGGAGCTCATCTTCACAGGCCGAAGACTGAGCGGGATgcaggcccaggccctggggctggtgaACCACGCCGTGGCCCAGAATGAGGAGGGCAACGCTGCCTACCACCGGGCGCGAGCACTGGCCCAGGAGATCCTGCCCCAGGTGTGGCAGCAGCACAGCACAGGAGAGCCTGTGCCATGGGGGACTCACACGTGGGGAGGCCAGGGTGTCTCTGGGGCTGCACAAGATCCATTTATCCAGACTTATTAACCCTCTTTGGAGTTTTTGCATGCATTCAGCCATCcagtaaataaatcaaattttaagttaaaatgaaaattgaatagTTCTGAGGGACTGGAATCAAATGGGCTTGAAAATCCTCAGAAGAGCACCATAAACCAACTTCTTGACATGATGTAAATGCTCTCTACCTGTGCCATCCACTAAGGCAGCCACTAACTATATGTGGTTATTTAAGTTAAAGATTTAGTTTCTCAATTACACTTCCTACATTTCACATGctaatagccacatgtggctactggcGACTGCACTGGACAGTACTGCATTAAAAAGTCCCCCAAACTGAAAAAGCAAGATTCTAAAGCAGACAAAGAACTACCAGCCCATCTCTCTGACCATACCACATGgcagaaaaatttttgaaatacttGATGTAGGACATGTGTTAAGAcccattacttttttaaaatcctcaAATAGCCTAAAAGCATAGGCTCCCAAAAGGTTTAGAGACCAGGGAGTGGGTTTAGGTCCTGCCTAAGTGTAATTTCCAAGTACATGAGAGGTTCCACTGGCTTCTCACTGCTCTAAGGGAGGTCTGAAGTTTCCACAACGATATGGAAGGAACTGAAACAGAACTAGGTTTTACTAATTTATAATACTGACTTGGCCCATGTGGagcacctcacacccatcagacAGAATTCTAGGTATTTTAATAGTGTCTCAATTATTAGAACAATCCAGTTGAGTTGATTATCCCCACTGTATTTGTGATATAACAGACCCAAAAAGGCTGAGTGACTGCTCAAGATCAAAGAAAGTGACTGTATCACCAGAAAGTCGGTAACTGGtattttggcatttattttgcATAATGCAGACTACagtataaaaatgtgttttattctaaGGAGTGCAGAAcatgtacaaatttttaaaaaacaaactaatgaatttcaaattaaaaaattacaaagatgttacaaagttaaaatataagcctataaaatgttaactatacatcattttaatattaacagataaaagtatttgaattaatcatgaaaaaaacttaaagtattttattttggaaaaaaattgtgtCCCTTAAATAATCCTGTCTTTTTTTGTAACTCTGAGGTcttctttgagggcagggactataactttaaaaaactgatagTGAGTTTGGTTTAAAAGAAAGCATTtgttttgtcttcatttcttcttttttagtttcaTCACATATAAATGGAGAGTCTGATTCTGTCATCTGGACAATTTTAATGCTGTCAGGTTTCTGTTATACTTGGTCAGAAAGTCTCTGAACTAATATAAAACTGAGTGACTCAGGGTAGTGGTTGATTATACTTCCACAGAGGGGGCTTATCTAGCAAGACTCACAGACCAAAGGGCTTGACTTTTTGCATAAACTAAATAACTGGGTCTTTGAGCTTGATCTCAAGATGATTCAGGCTCCAGATTTTTTAATATGCTGAAATAATGGTATTCTACCAATATAATTACTagtatttcagtatttcaaaGCAGCTTTGTATACCAAAACACCATCATACCAAAAACTATTATTACAATCACTAATCCAAATGCTGGGTCATTCTGATGCAACCTGAAAAACAAATCTGCAACTTCCAGCTAAGTTACTAGGTGCCAAGGATGTGAGGGTTCCTCGATGGAGTGAGTGCCAGGGATGGTGTGGTAGAGGCTGCCCTCTAGTGGACAAGCCACCCAGACTAGGGAGTCAAATGGTTTGAGATTAGAGCTCAGAAGACTGTCAATAAATACAAGGTCCACAACTTAACACTGAGATTTTCCGCCTAAATAGTAAATATACATTATTCTTTGAATATGGATTTGGCTGTGTTTTCCacttgcacatcaaaggaatggaACATTCTGTGGCCAAAATGTGGCTCACTCTTCTCATTTCCAAATAACATGAAATTATCGGTATTTCTAAtaatccatacacacacacacacacacactcacagtggactcttgaacaacacaggtttgaactgtgtgagttcacttacacatggatttttttccactaaatacatactacagtactacatgatccgAGGTCAGCTGAATTCACAGATGCACAATCATGTATAGAGAGGGCCGGCTgtaaagttatatgcagattttctaCTGCGTGGATGGTTGGTGCCCCTAACCCCCcaggttgttcaagggtcaactacatatctatatctatatgtctgtgtttgtgtgtatataaggAAATTCTTCTATCATAAGTATCATGAATGTATTTTCTCAGTTGTtgacttttatcttttatttgtgGTATTTTTCCCAGTCTGAAGTTCTTCATTTTTATGTAGCTAGCTCTTTCATTTTATGGCTTCTATGCtaacagactttaaaaatcattctttttctgACAGTCTTTCTTACAAACAGCCACTCTGATGCTCTTCCTTCCCAGTGGCCCTGCAAAATGCCCCCTGGGGATTTCAACCCAAGCCTGTCAGACTCCAAAGCCCAAGTTCCTAATCTTGACCCGTCTTCACGCTCCCGGGGTAAAACTTGCTTGTAGCAGAGGCCTGAATTCGCTGAAATGAGGGGTAGAGGAagggggcagcagagggaaaGGTGACTGGGAATCAGATCCAAGCCTTACCACTGACTCACTGGACAAATGTGGTCAAGTGCTTCaccaccctgagcctcagttaaACATGGCACCATCCTGGAAGGGTGGGTAGCACCATTAGACCATTAGACAACCCTGGGTGGGAGAGCATTTGGAAAATGGAGTGTTATACatgttggatggatggattaAATGACAAGATGCCTAGATGGTCAGGATGGTCAGGATTGGGAAGGTCAAGGATCAGTTAGGCTTCTTTCATTATAGAAAATGAACATCAACTGGGAAGTAGTAGGTACTAACACTAACAAAACGTAAGTGTCAGTAAAACAGCTAGAACTCAACCTAAACCTCTTTCCCCACTGTGGAGCTACGTGTGGAGCTACGTGCCTAACTATGAGCATTGATCCCCTCCTCAACCAAGACTTTTCTTTTCCCTAGGCCCCCATTGCTGTGCGGCTGGGCAAAGTAGCCATTGACCGAGGAATGGAGGTGAGAGGGTTCTGGGTTAACTTGGGTCCACTAAAGTCAGTGGGGTGGCTGGGAAGTGTGCTTTCATGGCACACAGATGGACAGCACAGCTGGAAAGAGCTCAGGAACTGGACTCTTCTAGCAGGCTTCAAGTCTGACCTCTCTTTGTGCCTTACTTTTACCCATCTACAAAATGAGGTTTGGCCAGGCGATATTCCAAATTACATTTTATCCTCATCTCTCTCCCttggagaggaaactgaggttcagaaatgGTAAATGACTTAtccagggtcacagagcaagtGAGTTTCAAGAACCCAGGTCTGTATGGCTCCCAGTGCACGTTCTCGGGTTTGTGTTGGTGGTCAGTAATGTGGCCTCATGGACAGGGCACAGGGTGGTTCCTTGGCTGCAGCTAAGCTATCCCCCGACATCAACTAACTCTTCAATTCATTCAGCACACACTGAAACTACACCTTAACTCAGGACACAGAAATGAATCAGGTATGGTCACTGGCCCcaaggtggggagtggggcagaTACAGATATCAAATCACTAACAAAAGGTTAAGGGTGCTAAGCAGACACCCTGGAGAGGTTAGAGATGTGCTGTCCAGTGGTTAGTAGCTACGTTATGATAGTGCTGGGCTAAAGAATGTTTTCTAGAGTTGAGCCTTGGGAGGGATGAGAATTCCAGAAAAGTGGAAAAGTGTGAGTAAAAACACAGGTTATTGATAAGCAACTCAAATGCATGCGAGGAAGGGGTGAGACAACACAGCATGGAGGTTAGGGATGCGGGCTCTGGTGCTGGACTGTCTCGGTTCAAAGACCTGCTTTTCCATCTACTACTGTGCCCTTAGACAAATGGCttcacctttctgtgcctcagctttctcagatgTACAGTAGGGGTAATAACCCTTGTTGTGAAAAGTAAATGAGTTTTCATAGAATAGTGCTCGTAAGTGGTAGTAATAGCAAGCACCAGGCAGTAGAGGCTGGGAAGTTGACGGGGGCCAAGTCATAAAGGCCCAGGGCCTTAGTCCTAAGGGCACAGAAGGCCTGCAGATTTCACTAATAGGGGTGACAGGAGGCATGGTGAGGAAATAAGGAAGACTGGCTGTGCACgcacagtgcacacacaccctcctCAGCTCTAGAGGCTGTGTGTGCAATCCTCCATTATTCCCCAAGCCCCCATTCATCCCAGCACTGATCTACCACTGTTATGAATGGTGCGCCCTCTCAAGGGAGGGAATTCCTATCATATTCATCTCTGTTCATACAGGCAGGCATACAGTAAGCCTCAGTAATTCTTAGCTAGAAGAATCCATGAAACAGTGGAGTGGTGTAGGGAGCAGGGCAGGTTGGCTCCCAGTGCAGATGGAGGTGGACAAGGTCAGACTGATCCACGTATCACTTCTTTCTCGCAGGTGGACATCGCATCAGGGATGGCCATTGAAGGGATATGCTATGCCCAGGTATGTGGCTGCTGCCAGTCCATCCATGCCTGTA
The Camelus dromedarius isolate mCamDro1 chromosome 14, mCamDro1.pat, whole genome shotgun sequence genome window above contains:
- the ECHDC2 gene encoding enoyl-CoA hydratase domain-containing protein 2, mitochondrial isoform X3; translated protein: MLRALTCALRLLRSWRPLGARGCASEPAAAGREIQVCPLEGPEQGADLKEREQMSNAEVGVFVQRLRGLMNEIAAFPAPTIAAMDGFALGGGLELALACDLRVAAASSAVMGLIETTRGLLPGAGGTQRLPRCLGVALAKELIFTGRRLSGMQAQALGLVNHAVAQNEEGNAAYHRARALAQEILPQAPIAVRLGKVAIDRGMEVDIASGMAIEGICYAQNIPTRDRLEGMAAFREKRPPRFVGE
- the ECHDC2 gene encoding enoyl-CoA hydratase domain-containing protein 2, mitochondrial isoform X2; protein product: MNRPRARNALGHVFVSELLEALAQLREDRQVRVLIFRSGVKGVFCAGADLKEREQMSNAEVGVFVQRLRGLMNEIAAFPAPTIAAMDGFALGGGLELALACDLRVAAASSAVMGLIETTRGLLPGAGGTQRLPRCLGVALAKELIFTGRRLSGMQAQALGLVNHAVAQNEEGNAAYHRARALAQEILPQAPIAVRLGKVAIDRGMEVDIASGMAIEGICYAQNIPTRDRLEGMAAFREKRPPRFVGE
- the ECHDC2 gene encoding enoyl-CoA hydratase domain-containing protein 2, mitochondrial isoform X1 — encoded protein: MLRALTCALRLLRSWRPLGARGCASEPAAAGREIQVCPLEGPEQGITEILMNRPRARNALGHVFVSELLEALAQLREDRQVRVLIFRSGVKGVFCAGADLKEREQMSNAEVGVFVQRLRGLMNEIAAFPAPTIAAMDGFALGGGLELALACDLRVAASSAVMGLIETTRGLLPGAGGTQRLPRCLGVALAKELIFTGRRLSGMQAQALGLVNHAVAQNEEGNAAYHRARALAQEILPQAPIAVRLGKVAIDRGMEVDIASGMAIEGICYAQNIPTRDRLEGMAAFREKRPPRFVGE
- the ECHDC2 gene encoding enoyl-CoA hydratase domain-containing protein 2, mitochondrial isoform X4; its protein translation is MLRALTCALRLLRSWRPLGARGCASEPAAAGREIQVCPLEGPEQGITEILMNRPRARNALGHVFVSELLEALAQLREDRQVRVLIFRSGVKGVFCAGADLKEREQMSNAEVGVFVQRLRGLMNEIAAFPAPTIAAMDGFALGGGLELALACDLRVAAASSAVMGLIETTRGLLPGAGGTQRLPRCLGVALAKELIFTGRRLSGMQAQALGLVNHAVAQNEEGNAAYHRARALAQEILPQAPIAVRLGKVAIDRGMEVDIASGMAIEGICYAQNIPTRDRLEGMAAFREKRPPRFVGE